Proteins encoded together in one Rana temporaria chromosome 6, aRanTem1.1, whole genome shotgun sequence window:
- the LOC120943859 gene encoding uncharacterized protein LOC120943859: MRRKEWFAVVDDNLWLKEDFPFIKCKMETDIVKANEEACWPVMLIWERINQAYTSDSPPAGWGLQKGDFGFQSWIFSANNERFTVVWDKDCSYWKVNSPFEKNTLFFVGPLFIDKSRTGLLVPPLFTVENSDKDLLIPANPVKVSEKHAQIAQYLFKPFSTKVPDSTTSQQ, encoded by the coding sequence aatgGTTTGCTGTGGTGGATGACAATCTCTGGTTAAAGGAAGATTTTCCTTTTATCAAGTGTAAGATGGAAACTGACATCGTAAAAGCAAATGAGGAGGCTTGTTGGCCCGTAATGTTGATATGGGAACGCATAAATCAGGCATACACTTCTGATTCTCCTCCTGCAGGCTGGGGTCTCCAAAAAGGAGACTTTGGATTCCAATCCTGGATATTCTCTGCAAACAACGAGAGATTCACTGTGGTCTGGGATAAGGATTGCTCTTATTGGAAAGTGAATTCTCCATTCGAAAAAAACACTCTGTTTTTTGTTGGGCCCCTTTTTATAGATAAATCAAGGACTGGCCTACTTGTACCTCCTTTATTTACTGTGGAAAACTCGGATAAGGATCTCCTAATTCCTGCCAATCCTGTAAAAGTATCCGAAAAACATGCACAAATTGCACAAtatctgtttaagccattctcaaCAAAGGTTCCTGATTCTACTACATCACAGCAGTGA